A genomic stretch from Canis lupus baileyi chromosome 3, mCanLup2.hap1, whole genome shotgun sequence includes:
- the TMEM61 gene encoding transmembrane protein 61 isoform X1 yields MCDVSRAASTLRYCMTVSGTVLLVAGTLCFAWWSEGDAGTQPGQPAAPTGHPMPEAPNPLLRSVSFFCCGAGGLLLLLGLLWSIKVSTRGPPRRDPYHLSRDLYYLTVEPSEKESYRVPKVAAVPTYEEAVCCPLAAGPPTPPAQPVEEGLEDRASGDALLGAQCPPPPSYESIVGAGQGICGQTVPGPGCSCPGPAQAAAGGP; encoded by the exons ATGTGTGATGTGAGCCGAGCAGCCTCCACACTCCGCTACTGCATGACAGTCAGCGGCACGGTGCTTCTGGTAGCTGGGACCCTATGCTTTGCTTGGTGGAGTGAAGGAGATGCAGGTACTCAGCCTGGCCAGCCAGCTGCACCCACTGGGCACCCCATGCCCGAGGCCCCGAACCCCCTGCTCAGGTCGGTCAGCTTCTTCTGCTGCGGCGCAGGCGGCCTGCTACTACTCCTCGGCCTGCTGTGGTCCATCAAGGTCAGCACCCGGGGGCCTCCCCGACGGGACCCGTATCACCTCTCCAGGGACCTGTACTATCTCACTGTGGAGCCCTCGGAGAAGGAGAGCTACAG GGTCCCAAAGGTGGCTGCCGTCCCCACCTACGAGGAGGCCGTGTGCTGCCCGCTGGCTGCGGGACCCCCGACACCACCTGCGCAGCCCGTGGAGGAAGGCCTGGAGGACAGAGCCTCGGGGGATGCCCTGCTGGGGGCCCAGTGCCCCCCGCCGCCCAGCTACGAGAGCATCGTTGGTGCTGGTCAAGGCATCTGTGGGCAAACAGTGCCTGGCCCCGGGTGCTCCTGCCCCGGCCCGGCTCAGGCCGCAGCGGGGGGACCTTGA
- the TMEM61 gene encoding transmembrane protein 61 isoform X2 yields the protein MCDVSRAASTLRYCMTVSGTVLLVAGTLCFAWWSEGDAGGLLLLLGLLWSIKVSTRGPPRRDPYHLSRDLYYLTVEPSEKESYRVPKVAAVPTYEEAVCCPLAAGPPTPPAQPVEEGLEDRASGDALLGAQCPPPPSYESIVGAGQGICGQTVPGPGCSCPGPAQAAAGGP from the exons ATGTGTGATGTGAGCCGAGCAGCCTCCACACTCCGCTACTGCATGACAGTCAGCGGCACGGTGCTTCTGGTAGCTGGGACCCTATGCTTTGCTTGGTGGAGTGAAGGAGATGCAG GCGGCCTGCTACTACTCCTCGGCCTGCTGTGGTCCATCAAGGTCAGCACCCGGGGGCCTCCCCGACGGGACCCGTATCACCTCTCCAGGGACCTGTACTATCTCACTGTGGAGCCCTCGGAGAAGGAGAGCTACAG GGTCCCAAAGGTGGCTGCCGTCCCCACCTACGAGGAGGCCGTGTGCTGCCCGCTGGCTGCGGGACCCCCGACACCACCTGCGCAGCCCGTGGAGGAAGGCCTGGAGGACAGAGCCTCGGGGGATGCCCTGCTGGGGGCCCAGTGCCCCCCGCCGCCCAGCTACGAGAGCATCGTTGGTGCTGGTCAAGGCATCTGTGGGCAAACAGTGCCTGGCCCCGGGTGCTCCTGCCCCGGCCCGGCTCAGGCCGCAGCGGGGGGACCTTGA
- the BSND gene encoding barttin, with protein sequence MADEKTFRIGFIVLGLFLLALGTFLMSHDRPQVYGTFYAMGCVMVIGGVVWSMCQCYPKITFIPADSDFQGILSPKALGLLENGLAAEMKSPEPPYVRLWEEAAYDQSLPDFSHIQMKVMGYHEDPRPLLASGPGQPQPQPGASDGGEGGPRDAQAWMEATVVIHRGSDEDEGGSQPTPSRPGLQACPQGPAPLASFRDDLDMDSSEGGSPNPSPPEGEGPHPPPREPWACRCQLDRFHDFALIDAPTPEDAPPEGQRQDTALSSCRQQSQRTKEEEEKVSDTGAEEPEQEEEDLYYGLPDSPGDPLPDKELGFEPDAQG encoded by the exons ATGGCTGACGAGAAGACCTTCCGCATCGGCTTCATCGTGCTGGGGCTCTTCCTGCTGGCCCTCGGCACGTTCCTCATGAGCCACGACCGGCCCCAGGTCTACGGCACCTTCTACGCCATGGGCTGCGTCATGGTGATCGGGGGCGTCGTCTGGAGCATGTGCCAGTGCTACCCCAAG ATCACCTTCATACCCGCTGACTCGGACTTCCAAGGCATCCTGTCCCCAAAGGCACTGGGACTCCTGGAGAATGGGCTCGCTGCGGAGATGAAGAG CCCCGAGCCCCCATACGTCAGGCTGTGGGAGGAAGCTGCCTACGACCAGAGCCTGCCCGACTTCAGCCACATCCAGATGAAGGTCATGGGCTACCATGAGGACCCTCGCCCCCTGCTGGCGTCGGGGCCAGgacagccgcagccgcagccgggAGCCAGTGATGGAGGAGAAGGTGGCCCTCGTGATGCTCAGGCCTGGATGGAGGCCACCGTGGTCATCCACAGGGGCTCGGATGAGGATGAGGGCGGAAGCCAGCCCACTCCGAGCAGGCCTGG CCTCCAGGCCTGTCCCCAGGGCCCTGCACCGTTGGCTTCCTTCCGAGATGATCTAGACATGGACTCCAGTGAGGGCGGCAGCCCCAACCCCTCTCCAcctgagggggaggggccccatcCCCCGCCTCGGGAGCCCTGGGCCTGCAGGTGCCAGCTGGACCGCTTCCATGACTTTGCCCTGATTGACGCTCCCACACCAGAAGATGCACCTCCAGAGGGGCAGCGGCAGGATACGGCCCTGTCCAGCTGTCGGCAGCAGTCCCAGAggacaaaggaggaggaagagaaggttTCAGACACAGGAGCAGAGGAGCCAGAGCAGGAAGAGGAAGACTTGTACTATGGGCTGCCGGACAGCCCTGGTGACCCCCTCCCGGACAAGGAACTGGGCTTTGAGCCCGACGCCCAGGGCTGA